A single region of the Thermococcus paralvinellae genome encodes:
- a CDS encoding isoaspartyl peptidase/L-asparaginase family protein: MVAIIVHGGAGTIKKEEKIPKVIKGVKEAVLAGWKELKNGSALDAVEEAIKALEDNPVFNAGTGSVLTLDGKVEMDAAIMMGKTLEAGAVASIWGVKNPISVARKVMEKTDHVLLVGEGALKFARIMGFEEYDPTTEERMRQWKELREKLLKEGTIPYWKRISELIKEYPEVLRSTVGAVAFDGEEIVAGTSTGGVFLKIFGRVGDTPIIGAGTYANEFAGASCTGLGEVAIKLSLAKTAVDFVRLGLSAQKASEAAIELATKHFGRDTMGIIMIDREGNVGFAKNTKHMSVAYLKDGMNEPFAGI; this comes from the coding sequence ATGGTTGCGATTATCGTTCATGGGGGAGCTGGGACTATCAAAAAAGAGGAAAAAATTCCAAAGGTCATTAAAGGAGTGAAAGAGGCAGTTCTAGCAGGTTGGAAAGAACTTAAGAACGGTTCAGCGCTAGATGCCGTTGAAGAGGCTATTAAAGCTCTAGAGGATAATCCTGTCTTTAATGCTGGTACTGGGAGTGTGCTAACCTTAGATGGCAAAGTCGAAATGGATGCTGCTATTATGATGGGTAAAACCCTTGAGGCTGGAGCAGTTGCTAGCATATGGGGAGTTAAAAATCCAATAAGTGTCGCAAGGAAAGTTATGGAAAAGACCGACCACGTTCTTTTGGTTGGTGAAGGAGCCCTCAAATTTGCCCGCATAATGGGTTTTGAAGAATATGACCCAACAACTGAGGAGAGAATGAGACAATGGAAAGAACTTAGAGAAAAACTCCTAAAAGAGGGTACAATCCCATATTGGAAGAGAATCAGTGAGTTAATCAAAGAATATCCTGAAGTTCTAAGGAGCACAGTTGGAGCCGTTGCTTTTGATGGAGAGGAAATTGTAGCTGGAACTTCAACGGGAGGAGTTTTCTTAAAAATATTCGGCAGGGTAGGTGATACTCCAATAATCGGTGCTGGAACTTATGCTAATGAATTCGCTGGGGCGTCTTGTACTGGGCTTGGAGAAGTTGCCATAAAGCTGTCTTTGGCAAAGACTGCAGTTGATTTTGTCAGACTTGGGTTAAGCGCACAAAAGGCAAGTGAAGCAGCGATTGAACTAGCAACCAAGCACTTTGGAAGAGACACCATGGGAATAATCATGATTGACCGAGAGGGAAACGTTGGATTTGCAAAGAACACAAAGCATATGAGCGTTGCATATCTGAAGGATGGAATGAATGAGCCATTTGCAGGGATATGA
- a CDS encoding MFS transporter produces MTFKKFSKDIWLLHFSTFFFFLGIALVFPLISPLAILLGATPLIVGSIASISSIVALFLKPFGGFLGDKGWKFQVMMLGSILGAVAGVFYVLSVSLGNLTLFAVGRGIHGFGMALFFPSSLATAIELAPKGRVGETLGWRGMMFSLSNLIGPAVGGFVADYFGFQSAFIFTILLSLIAAGFVSTAYRTNQKKNKQKKTETSENVSYRLLLNPFFIAASLSLLLLSLAYSGMFTFLPALYKVIGLGTSAFGIYASIMGGFSLLTRVFGGREADRRGPIPVATFGFLLLLLAYALLALNPTPPKAYLSAIPLGMGFGFAIPSLQMMALAKLPQKIRTFGSSIYTMFFDLGYLSGPLIFGYIAQLKDSYWVVFPILPAVILIAVIILQLPRFFKGKKPKQKRCS; encoded by the coding sequence ATGACATTCAAGAAGTTTTCAAAAGACATCTGGCTACTCCACTTTTCAACGTTTTTCTTTTTCCTTGGCATTGCGTTAGTTTTTCCTTTAATCTCTCCTCTAGCAATTCTTTTAGGTGCAACTCCACTCATAGTCGGTTCAATAGCGTCAATATCCTCAATAGTTGCTCTTTTTTTAAAGCCTTTTGGAGGATTTCTCGGAGACAAAGGTTGGAAGTTTCAAGTTATGATGCTAGGTAGCATTTTAGGTGCTGTTGCTGGAGTCTTTTATGTACTATCTGTCTCACTTGGAAATTTAACACTGTTTGCAGTTGGAAGAGGTATTCACGGTTTTGGTATGGCATTATTTTTCCCATCTTCACTTGCAACGGCAATCGAGCTGGCTCCAAAAGGCAGGGTTGGAGAAACCCTCGGCTGGCGTGGAATGATGTTCTCTTTGAGCAATCTAATTGGTCCCGCAGTTGGTGGTTTTGTTGCTGACTATTTTGGCTTCCAATCAGCTTTCATCTTTACAATATTGCTATCTCTGATTGCAGCGGGTTTTGTATCGACGGCATACAGGACTAACCAAAAGAAGAATAAGCAAAAAAAGACAGAAACTTCCGAAAATGTTTCCTATCGTTTACTCCTAAATCCATTCTTTATTGCAGCAAGTCTATCTTTACTTTTGCTCTCGCTTGCATATAGTGGAATGTTCACATTTCTTCCAGCATTGTATAAAGTTATAGGTTTAGGAACAAGCGCCTTTGGAATTTATGCAAGCATAATGGGAGGTTTTAGCCTTCTTACGAGAGTCTTCGGAGGGAGAGAGGCCGATAGAAGAGGTCCAATCCCAGTTGCAACTTTTGGATTTTTACTGTTATTATTGGCCTATGCCTTGTTAGCATTAAATCCAACCCCACCTAAAGCATATCTAAGCGCAATTCCTCTAGGAATGGGTTTTGGTTTTGCCATCCCTTCCCTTCAAATGATGGCATTGGCAAAATTGCCTCAGAAGATTAGGACATTCGGCTCAAGTATTTACACAATGTTCTTTGACCTTGGCTATCTATCTGGTCCCCTTATATTTGGCTACATCGCTCAATTGAAAGATAGTTATTGGGTTGTTTTCCCAATCCTTCCAGCTGTGATTTTAATAGCCGTGATTATTCTTCAGCTCCCAAGGTTTTTTAAAGGAAAAAAGCCAAAGCAAAAAAGGTGTAGCTGA
- a CDS encoding radical SAM protein, which produces MLIRVSYGTAIAMGLIKAKMLARPTTAYLMIYHNGRCINNCAFCPQARESKADLRKLSRITWPAFDLKTVLEKLKDGKFARICLQTIDYEGLEEDVLTLLGAFYHLNLPISISITPVDRNYLEKFKELGVDYVGVGLDVASERLYKEIKESLYSWNDMWEFADEIIDVFGKGKAFIHLIIGLGETDKEAIETIQRAYDIGAEVSIFAFTPIKGTRLEDHKPPELIRYRKIQIARYLIQKRIKRAEDFKFNTNGDLVDFRMSKDEFTQLLSEEAFMTHGCPGCNRPYYNEKPSKEPYNFPIVPGRGYLEEVTSKLLPD; this is translated from the coding sequence ATGCTCATTAGAGTCTCATATGGGACAGCCATTGCAATGGGATTGATAAAAGCAAAAATGCTCGCAAGACCAACAACAGCATACTTAATGATTTACCATAATGGAAGGTGCATAAATAACTGCGCTTTCTGCCCCCAAGCAAGAGAGAGTAAAGCGGATTTAAGAAAACTCTCAAGGATAACATGGCCAGCTTTTGACCTTAAGACCGTTCTTGAAAAGTTAAAGGATGGGAAATTTGCGAGGATATGCTTACAAACTATTGATTATGAAGGTTTAGAGGAAGATGTGCTGACACTTCTTGGTGCCTTTTATCATCTAAATCTACCAATCTCTATTTCTATAACTCCCGTTGATAGAAACTATCTTGAAAAGTTCAAGGAACTGGGCGTTGATTATGTTGGCGTTGGATTGGATGTCGCTAGTGAGAGACTCTATAAAGAGATAAAGGAATCATTGTACTCATGGAATGACATGTGGGAATTTGCCGATGAGATAATTGATGTATTTGGTAAAGGAAAGGCTTTCATTCATCTGATAATTGGGTTAGGGGAGACAGATAAAGAAGCAATTGAGACAATTCAGAGGGCATATGACATTGGGGCTGAAGTTTCCATCTTTGCTTTCACCCCAATAAAAGGAACGAGGCTTGAAGATCACAAACCACCAGAGCTTATTAGATACAGGAAAATTCAAATTGCAAGATATCTAATTCAGAAAAGGATAAAAAGAGCTGAGGATTTCAAATTTAATACGAACGGGGATCTAGTTGATTTTAGAATGAGCAAAGACGAGTTTACTCAACTTCTCAGTGAGGAAGCATTTATGACCCACGGCTGTCCAGGATGTAACAGACCATACTACAACGAGAAGCCAAGTAAAGAGCCCTACAACTTTCCAATTGTTCCAGGAAGGGGATATTTGGAAGAAGTGACATCAAAATTACTCCCGGATTAA
- a CDS encoding serine/threonine-protein kinase RIO2 gives MVSKLVALEVYHNLKDIDFRILRGVELNMRYHQWVPLEDIAKFARTDVETASYRLGRLDNWMLVRRRSDIGYIGYQLTIHGYDVLAIRAFAKKGVIEAISQTQIGVGKEADVYVGITPQGEKVAVKFNRIGRTSFTRIKLYRRDFIDKHHISWLYISRLVAEREYEALQLLSPIAKVPKPIAWNRHAIVMEFIEGVELSELRDDDLTRDEAEEILNKVLKEYLKIVRFGIVHSDMSEFNIVLTENDDILIIDWPQYLPTAYPESLEYLKRDISVLLNAFHRRWRVKKDFNEVWKEFYEAWLESREGKDN, from the coding sequence ATGGTCAGCAAACTAGTGGCGCTTGAAGTTTATCACAATCTCAAAGACATAGATTTCCGAATATTGAGAGGAGTAGAGCTGAATATGCGCTATCATCAGTGGGTTCCATTGGAGGATATTGCAAAATTTGCTAGGACTGATGTTGAAACTGCATCATACCGTTTAGGAAGGCTTGACAACTGGATGCTTGTAAGGAGAAGGAGTGATATCGGGTACATTGGATATCAGCTCACGATTCACGGGTATGATGTTCTGGCAATTAGAGCTTTTGCAAAGAAGGGTGTGATTGAGGCGATAAGTCAGACCCAGATTGGTGTTGGGAAAGAGGCTGACGTTTATGTTGGAATAACTCCTCAAGGAGAGAAAGTTGCGGTTAAGTTCAACCGCATTGGTAGGACAAGCTTTACCAGAATTAAGCTATATAGAAGGGATTTCATTGACAAACACCACATAAGCTGGCTTTACATTTCCCGTTTAGTTGCTGAGAGAGAATATGAGGCACTGCAGCTGCTTTCTCCTATAGCGAAAGTTCCAAAGCCTATAGCATGGAACAGACATGCAATAGTGATGGAGTTTATTGAAGGAGTTGAGCTGAGCGAGCTTAGGGATGATGACTTAACGAGAGATGAGGCTGAGGAAATCCTCAACAAGGTTTTAAAAGAATACCTTAAGATTGTACGTTTTGGGATTGTTCATTCTGATATGAGCGAGTTCAACATAGTTCTGACGGAAAATGATGATATCTTGATCATTGACTGGCCTCAGTATCTGCCAACCGCATATCCTGAGAGCCTTGAATATCTAAAGAGGGATATATCCGTTTTGTTAAATGCATTTCATAGAAGATGGAGGGTAAAAAAGGACTTTAATGAGGTTTGGAAGGAGTTTTATGAGGCTTGGTTAGAAAGTCGAGAAGGGAAAGATAATTAA
- a CDS encoding MFS transporter, which produces MRKKLLLLLSLGWIFNYAHRMAIPPLIPIIKAELGINNAQAGLLMTSLLLPYALIQVPAGYLGDRFGRKKLVVVSILGYSFASAFIIFAKDYWELLTIRALYGIFAGLYYAPATALISDIYKEKKGSALGVFMVGPPIGSGIAPLIVVPIALTLEWRYSFLILSIMSAIIGIALLISIKGEVHEIKHARLKIPKHVIGLSIMNFIGLAAFFGMLTFLPDFFVNKGRSLGEASLYFSILSIVGIIGSLTGGVIYDKLKKKSLLLSLSFNTVLSFLLAKTALPLIVPILGLFFYSVGPIVTAYTAEQATDENKGAVMGFVNMMGFFGATLGPYLLGILIDNLSYEKAFYSIPLMYLIALSIIGIEKRNVIRT; this is translated from the coding sequence ATGCGGAAGAAACTTTTACTGCTCCTCTCCCTCGGCTGGATATTCAACTATGCTCACAGAATGGCTATTCCACCCCTCATTCCTATAATCAAGGCGGAGCTTGGAATTAACAACGCCCAAGCAGGGCTTTTAATGACTTCCCTCCTCTTGCCTTATGCTTTAATCCAAGTCCCCGCTGGATATTTAGGAGATAGGTTTGGAAGAAAAAAGCTTGTTGTAGTCAGCATTCTTGGTTATTCCTTTGCAAGTGCGTTCATAATTTTTGCAAAAGATTATTGGGAATTGTTAACCATAAGAGCCCTTTACGGCATTTTTGCAGGCCTTTATTATGCTCCAGCAACAGCTCTAATCAGTGACATTTATAAGGAGAAAAAAGGCTCAGCACTCGGTGTTTTTATGGTTGGCCCACCAATAGGAAGTGGAATCGCACCTTTAATTGTTGTCCCTATTGCATTAACTCTAGAGTGGAGATATTCATTTTTGATTCTCTCCATTATGAGTGCAATAATAGGCATTGCGTTACTGATTTCAATAAAAGGTGAAGTCCACGAAATCAAACATGCAAGGCTTAAGATTCCAAAGCACGTAATTGGGCTGAGCATTATGAATTTTATTGGCTTAGCTGCATTTTTTGGCATGCTGACTTTTCTTCCGGACTTCTTTGTAAATAAAGGAAGAAGCTTGGGAGAAGCTTCATTATATTTTTCCATTCTTTCAATAGTTGGAATTATAGGCTCTTTGACAGGTGGAGTAATTTACGACAAACTCAAAAAGAAGAGCTTACTTTTATCACTCAGCTTCAATACTGTTCTCTCATTTTTACTAGCAAAAACAGCTTTGCCATTAATAGTTCCAATTCTTGGTTTGTTCTTTTATTCAGTTGGACCAATAGTTACAGCCTATACCGCAGAACAAGCAACAGATGAAAACAAAGGTGCAGTGATGGGATTTGTCAATATGATGGGATTCTTTGGAGCCACTCTTGGCCCCTATCTTTTGGGAATTCTGATTGATAACCTAAGCTATGAAAAAGCCTTTTACTCAATCCCCTTGATGTATTTAATCGCATTGAGTATAATTGGAATAGAAAAGAGAAACGTCATCCGTACATAA
- a CDS encoding proteasome-activating nucleotidase, which translates to MSDINDVEIKSHDEYDDYIIYLKRRIRQLELQVRTLEADKERLERELSRLRMEMSRLRQPPAFAGTLLELLDDDRAIVQNYNGPRFVVRIAPWIEKEKLKPGSRVALDQRTMAVVEILPSPKDPSVLGFEVIEKPNVTYNDIGGLKKQLQELREAVELPLKHPELFEKVGIEPPKGVLLYGPPGCGKTLMAKALAREVNATFIRVVGSELVRKYIGEGARLVHELFELAKEKAPTIIFIDEIDAIGAKRLEETTGGEREVNRTLMQLLAELDGFDPRGNVKVIAATNRPDILDPALLRPGRFDRLIEVPLPNFEGRLEILKVHTRKMNLKGVDLRAIAEMTEGASGADLKAIATEAGMFAIRERREYVIHEDFIKAVEKVIGSEQRLAQQIAMHEVMYG; encoded by the coding sequence ATGAGTGACATTAATGATGTAGAAATTAAATCTCATGATGAATATGATGATTACATCATCTATCTAAAGAGACGTATAAGACAGCTTGAACTCCAAGTGAGAACACTTGAGGCCGATAAGGAGAGACTGGAGAGGGAGCTCTCACGTTTAAGGATGGAAATGTCGAGGTTAAGGCAACCTCCAGCATTTGCTGGAACCCTTCTCGAACTCCTTGATGATGACAGAGCGATAGTTCAGAACTATAACGGCCCAAGGTTTGTGGTCAGAATAGCACCATGGATTGAAAAAGAAAAACTCAAACCCGGGAGTAGAGTAGCACTTGATCAGAGAACTATGGCGGTTGTTGAAATATTGCCATCACCAAAGGATCCATCAGTTCTTGGATTTGAAGTAATTGAAAAACCAAACGTTACCTATAACGACATTGGTGGTTTGAAAAAGCAGCTTCAGGAGCTTAGAGAAGCAGTAGAACTTCCTCTTAAACACCCGGAGCTTTTTGAGAAGGTTGGAATAGAACCTCCAAAGGGAGTGTTGCTCTATGGTCCACCGGGATGTGGGAAAACATTGATGGCTAAAGCATTGGCTCGTGAAGTTAACGCAACGTTCATTAGGGTTGTTGGTAGTGAGCTTGTGAGAAAGTATATTGGAGAGGGTGCAAGGTTAGTCCATGAGCTCTTTGAATTAGCAAAAGAAAAAGCTCCAACAATAATCTTCATTGACGAGATTGATGCGATTGGTGCTAAAAGATTGGAAGAAACAACCGGTGGAGAAAGGGAAGTCAACAGAACTCTCATGCAGCTTTTAGCAGAACTTGATGGGTTTGATCCAAGAGGCAATGTTAAGGTTATAGCAGCAACCAACAGGCCGGATATTTTAGATCCAGCATTACTCAGACCGGGTAGATTTGACAGACTCATTGAAGTTCCATTGCCCAACTTTGAAGGAAGACTGGAAATACTTAAGGTCCACACAAGAAAGATGAACCTTAAAGGCGTTGATCTAAGAGCAATAGCGGAGATGACAGAAGGTGCAAGTGGTGCTGACCTGAAGGCAATAGCAACTGAGGCTGGAATGTTCGCCATTAGAGAGAGAAGAGAGTACGTAATTCACGAAGACTTCATAAAGGCTGTTGAGAAGGTCATAGGCTCAGAGCAAAGGTTAGCTCAACAAATAGCTATGCACGAAGTTATGTACGGATGA
- the cas6 gene encoding CRISPR-associated endoribonuclease Cas6: MRIEIKLKPRDEGTILPFNYNYDVYNQIIQKVALTSPELARLLETTHKDYFTFSRIMVRKRELIPDKGIKILSDEVCLYISSSVIDVIKSIVEGFIENPILQIENSIFVMDGVKVLREPKIKDGTLFSTLSPIMVRTVKLDGNKMKIWDLYPNEEAFHDKLRKIMLMRFSEIEERMPEEKEFKIEVIKYKPVRIKVKDTYFRGSLMVFRYYGSREIAKFGYENGFGEKTKYGFGMVKVIDEEEVQRNQE; the protein is encoded by the coding sequence ATGAGAATAGAAATCAAGCTCAAACCTAGAGATGAGGGGACAATTCTCCCGTTTAATTATAACTATGATGTTTATAATCAGATCATCCAGAAAGTTGCCCTTACCTCACCAGAACTTGCTAGACTCTTAGAAACCACACATAAAGATTACTTTACATTCTCGAGAATTATGGTCAGAAAAAGAGAGTTAATCCCAGATAAGGGCATTAAAATTCTCTCTGATGAAGTTTGTCTCTACATTTCCTCTTCAGTTATTGATGTAATAAAATCCATAGTTGAGGGATTTATTGAAAATCCTATACTTCAGATTGAAAATTCTATCTTCGTTATGGATGGGGTTAAAGTTCTCAGGGAACCAAAAATAAAGGACGGCACCTTATTTTCAACTCTTAGCCCAATAATGGTCAGAACAGTAAAGCTTGATGGAAATAAGATGAAAATCTGGGATTTATATCCAAATGAGGAAGCATTTCACGATAAGCTGAGAAAGATAATGCTGATGCGTTTTTCTGAAATAGAAGAAAGAATGCCGGAGGAAAAGGAATTCAAAATAGAAGTTATAAAATACAAACCCGTAAGAATCAAAGTTAAAGATACCTATTTCCGCGGTTCTCTTATGGTTTTCAGGTACTATGGCTCAAGGGAGATAGCAAAATTCGGTTATGAAAATGGATTTGGAGAAAAAACAAAATATGGATTTGGCATGGTCAAAGTAATTGATGAAGAAGAAGTACAACGAAACCAAGAGTAA
- a CDS encoding MraY family glycosyltransferase, translating to MIWVLIFIGLSLSLILTPYVASLMKKAGIVGRDIHKLHKPEVAEMGGIAILVSLPLALIPALNGNLSKALLVFLLFGLVGILDDLTNLKQSHKVLLSLLVSLPLLSLDVNKEIDLLILTVNLKILYYLFAVLFVTGSANLVNMLAGFNGLEVGTSAIALLFLGLITSGDAQILAFVSFAVALGFLWWNKYPARVFPGDTGTLSLGALIGLVGILGKVELFAAILLVPHALDFLLKTKIRFKGRPLGKTEVLEDGTLKAPPYLSFLGLIMRIKRVKEYELVAIVWAIEITLGFVVLLLHQLL from the coding sequence ATGATTTGGGTACTGATATTTATAGGGTTATCCCTCTCATTGATCTTAACTCCCTACGTAGCAAGTCTTATGAAGAAAGCGGGGATAGTGGGAAGGGACATACACAAGCTACACAAACCAGAAGTTGCTGAGATGGGAGGAATTGCCATTCTAGTATCTCTACCATTGGCTCTGATACCTGCTTTGAATGGTAATCTCTCAAAAGCTCTGTTAGTATTTCTACTCTTTGGATTGGTTGGGATTCTTGATGATCTAACAAATCTCAAGCAGTCACATAAAGTTTTGCTGTCTCTGTTAGTTTCTTTGCCCCTTTTGAGTTTGGATGTAAATAAGGAGATTGATTTACTAATTCTCACAGTTAATTTGAAAATACTGTACTACCTATTCGCTGTCTTATTTGTAACTGGTTCTGCAAACTTGGTTAACATGCTTGCGGGCTTCAATGGACTTGAAGTTGGAACTTCAGCGATAGCTCTGCTCTTTTTGGGCTTAATAACTTCAGGTGATGCCCAGATATTAGCCTTTGTGAGCTTTGCGGTTGCTCTTGGATTTTTATGGTGGAATAAGTATCCTGCAAGGGTTTTTCCAGGAGACACTGGGACTTTAAGCTTGGGGGCTTTGATAGGATTGGTAGGGATACTTGGGAAAGTAGAGCTTTTTGCTGCAATTCTTCTTGTTCCTCATGCACTTGATTTCTTGCTTAAAACAAAAATAAGGTTTAAAGGACGTCCATTAGGAAAAACGGAAGTTCTAGAAGATGGAACATTGAAAGCGCCACCATATCTGAGTTTTTTGGGGTTGATAATGAGGATAAAGAGAGTAAAAGAGTACGAACTTGTTGCAATTGTTTGGGCAATTGAGATTACTCTTGGTTTCGTTGTACTTCTTCTTCATCAATTACTTTGA
- a CDS encoding HAD-IA family hydrolase, protein MDIKLAIFDLDGTLIGAPTSFAEIKEKLKEELLEIGIPKEIIGDLTPMYESLFRIAEETGRDVNELKKLLEDLEVQRVDESFLFEGTKEVLEFLKSQGIKLAIMTRNCRRATLKALEMHEIKDYFELILTRDDVSWREVKPNEMHIKRILEHFKVPPTKAVVIGDHGYDIIPAKKVGALSILITEHESGRMSFSVEEKADFEVPTMKELLFLFHRILNAYVVVPAYNEELTIGKVLDDLLMYFRPKHIIVVNDGSRDKTEEIAKSKGVRVLTHLVNRGLGGALGTGITFALKKGAELIITFDADGQHLVGDALRVMKPVAEGKADLAIGSRLKGDVSQMPIIKRFGNFVLDTITAVFAGKYVSDSQSGLRCFNKECASKIKITCDRYAVSSEIIIEASKKGCRIVEVPIKAVYTEYAMKKGTNVFEGIKIALNLLFDKLR, encoded by the coding sequence ATGGACATAAAGTTGGCAATCTTTGACTTGGACGGAACACTCATAGGCGCCCCCACATCCTTTGCAGAGATTAAAGAAAAGCTGAAGGAAGAACTCCTCGAGATTGGAATTCCCAAGGAAATCATAGGTGATCTAACGCCTATGTATGAGAGCCTATTCAGAATTGCTGAGGAAACTGGAAGAGACGTCAATGAGTTAAAAAAGTTGCTCGAAGATTTAGAAGTCCAAAGAGTCGACGAAAGCTTTCTATTTGAGGGCACAAAAGAAGTTTTGGAGTTCTTAAAGAGCCAAGGAATAAAATTAGCAATTATGACCAGAAATTGCAGGAGAGCTACTCTTAAAGCTTTAGAAATGCACGAAATAAAAGACTACTTCGAGTTAATTCTCACACGAGATGATGTCTCTTGGAGAGAAGTTAAGCCCAATGAAATGCATATTAAAAGAATCCTTGAACATTTCAAAGTTCCCCCCACAAAAGCCGTCGTTATTGGCGATCATGGATATGACATCATCCCAGCAAAAAAGGTTGGAGCTTTAAGCATTCTAATAACGGAGCATGAAAGCGGAAGAATGAGCTTCTCTGTTGAAGAAAAAGCTGACTTTGAAGTTCCAACCATGAAAGAACTTTTATTTCTCTTTCACAGAATTTTAAATGCCTATGTTGTTGTTCCAGCATACAATGAAGAGCTTACTATCGGGAAGGTTCTCGATGACCTCCTGATGTACTTCAGACCGAAGCATATAATTGTAGTTAATGATGGGAGCAGGGACAAAACAGAAGAAATAGCAAAAAGCAAAGGCGTCAGAGTTCTAACACACCTCGTCAACAGAGGACTTGGAGGGGCACTTGGAACAGGGATAACATTTGCTCTCAAAAAAGGAGCAGAGCTTATAATAACTTTTGACGCCGATGGACAACATTTAGTTGGGGATGCGCTTAGAGTGATGAAGCCCGTAGCTGAAGGAAAAGCTGATTTAGCTATCGGTTCGAGACTTAAAGGAGATGTAAGCCAGATGCCCATTATAAAGCGCTTTGGAAACTTTGTTCTTGATACCATAACAGCAGTTTTTGCTGGTAAATATGTTAGCGATTCTCAAAGTGGTCTAAGATGCTTTAATAAAGAGTGTGCATCTAAGATTAAAATAACATGCGACAGATATGCAGTTTCAAGTGAAATAATAATCGAAGCTAGCAAAAAGGGGTGTAGGATTGTTGAAGTTCCAATCAAGGCAGTTTATACCGAATACGCTATGAAAAAAGGGACAAATGTGTTTGAAGGTATTAAAATTGCCCTAAACTTGCTCTTTGATAAATTGAGGTGA
- a CDS encoding DUF2304 domain-containing protein, with product MMMLVVQYIALVGIISLMLYVLSEYGKKEFDWRDLLFWESLLVAMLIISLKPVEISLEIKRILGLGRGIDSLFVVAIGISYLMIFRVYLAVDKAEREITELTRKLAIELEEINEKLEEIKKKD from the coding sequence ATGATGATGTTAGTAGTTCAATATATAGCACTTGTGGGCATAATCAGTCTCATGCTCTATGTTCTGAGCGAATATGGCAAGAAAGAATTCGACTGGAGAGACTTGCTATTTTGGGAATCTCTACTTGTGGCAATGCTAATAATTTCTCTTAAGCCAGTAGAGATTTCACTTGAGATAAAAAGAATCCTTGGACTTGGTAGGGGTATAGATTCCCTCTTTGTAGTAGCCATTGGGATAAGCTACTTAATGATATTCAGAGTTTATCTTGCAGTCGATAAAGCAGAAAGAGAAATAACAGAGCTTACAAGGAAGCTTGCAATAGAATTGGAAGAAATTAACGAGAAATTGGAGGAAATTAAGAAAAAAGACTAA
- a CDS encoding deoxycytidylate deaminase: protein MAVEIILDREKAEKIKDIRPTKDEYFMLIAKLVSLRATCPRLRVGAVAVKDGYILATGYNGAPRGMDHCIDVGCLIVDGHCHRAVHAEQNVIAMAARKGISLEGATLYVTHFPCDTCFKLLVNAGIKEIVYEEMYPNEATEILLKEAQEKGIIKIRQFKLSKDRVKAFLEELFANEFCGKD from the coding sequence GTGGCGGTTGAGATTATCCTTGATAGAGAAAAAGCGGAGAAAATAAAGGACATTCGCCCTACTAAGGATGAATATTTCATGCTGATAGCAAAGCTTGTTTCACTTAGAGCCACCTGCCCAAGGCTGAGGGTTGGAGCAGTTGCTGTTAAAGATGGATACATCCTTGCAACAGGCTATAATGGAGCTCCGAGAGGTATGGATCACTGCATTGATGTTGGCTGTCTAATTGTTGATGGACATTGCCACAGAGCAGTTCATGCCGAACAGAACGTTATAGCGATGGCGGCAAGAAAGGGGATAAGCCTTGAAGGAGCAACACTTTATGTTACTCATTTTCCTTGCGATACTTGCTTCAAGCTCCTAGTAAATGCAGGAATAAAAGAAATTGTCTACGAGGAAATGTACCCTAATGAAGCAACGGAAATTCTGCTTAAGGAGGCTCAAGAAAAGGGTATAATAAAAATTAGGCAGTTTAAACTTTCTAAAGATAGGGTTAAAGCATTCCTAGAGGAGCTATTTGCAAATGAGTTTTGTGGGAAAGATTAG